One region of Parerythrobacter jejuensis genomic DNA includes:
- a CDS encoding DUF2062 domain-containing protein, whose protein sequence is MNIKSKTFLADLIRRYMPSREEMAKNKYLAPIAHRFLSPELWRFTRRSVPRGVALGLFCAFIVPLGQIFLAAFMALPARANVPISALVTFVTNPFTFPFWAVVAKKVGELVLNIDRAMGAGTAGQLADDKGMLASFFELAGVTAFGFVVLAVVSAAVGYLLAGAWWRRVVHLKRRRRLRKMEDRLNQRLEANRG, encoded by the coding sequence ATGAACATCAAGAGCAAGACTTTTCTGGCCGATCTGATCCGGCGTTACATGCCTTCTCGGGAAGAGATGGCGAAGAACAAGTATCTTGCGCCAATTGCCCACCGGTTCCTGAGTCCGGAGCTGTGGCGGTTCACCCGTCGCTCCGTTCCGCGCGGGGTTGCGTTGGGCCTATTCTGTGCCTTCATCGTTCCGCTCGGACAGATTTTTCTTGCAGCCTTTATGGCTCTGCCGGCGCGCGCCAATGTGCCGATATCGGCGCTGGTGACTTTCGTGACCAATCCGTTCACTTTCCCGTTCTGGGCGGTTGTGGCGAAGAAGGTCGGTGAACTTGTGCTCAATATCGATCGCGCAATGGGTGCCGGTACCGCCGGCCAATTGGCGGATGACAAGGGCATGCTGGCAAGCTTCTTCGAGCTGGCGGGCGTCACAGCCTTCGGATTTGTCGTTCTTGCGGTAGTATCGGCTGCGGTTGGATACTTGCTAGCGGGTGCGTGGTGGCGCCGGGTCGTTCACCTCAAACGCCGCCGCCGACTGCGCAAGATGGAAGATCGCCTGAACCAGCGCCTGGAGGCGAACCGCGGATGA
- the smpB gene encoding SsrA-binding protein SmpB, giving the protein MARPKPETFDKQKTVAENRRARFDYAVEDKFEAGLTLQGTEVKSLRAGEASIAESYAEIRDGQAWLINANIPEFSHGNRFNHEPRRPRKLLLHRREIERLVGAVERKGMTLVPLSIYFNSTGRAKVEIGLAKGRKAQDKREYVKDRDWKRDKARILRDRG; this is encoded by the coding sequence ATGGCCCGCCCCAAACCCGAAACCTTCGACAAGCAAAAGACCGTCGCCGAAAACCGGCGCGCGCGATTTGACTATGCGGTCGAAGACAAGTTCGAAGCCGGGCTGACCCTGCAGGGTACCGAGGTTAAGTCTCTGCGGGCGGGAGAGGCGAGCATTGCCGAAAGCTATGCCGAGATCCGTGACGGGCAGGCCTGGCTGATCAATGCCAACATCCCCGAATTCAGCCACGGCAACCGGTTCAACCACGAACCGCGCCGCCCGCGAAAGCTGCTGTTGCACCGGCGCGAAATCGAACGGCTGGTTGGGGCGGTGGAGCGCAAGGGTATGACCCTGGTGCCGCTCAGCATCTATTTCAATTCCACCGGGCGCGCGAAAGTCGAGATCGGGCTCGCGAAGGGCCGAAAGGCGCAGGACAAGCGCGAGTATGTCAAGGATCGCGATTGGAAGCGCGACAAGGCACGGATTTTGCGAGACCGCGGCTAG
- a CDS encoding alpha/beta hydrolase family protein: protein MKSFRFGVAAAALCIVAPAAVFAQQTPPLEAYGDLEAIESAEISPSGAHSAVVMTVQGQRLVMVFDATGAPKRQFVIGDVKVRAIEWIGDEAILLIRSETGRTGFRFGNRKREWVRANVLPLSESSEVVSVFADQNRIANAIIGFHGVRQVDGQWKGYFGGFRMGKRSGEDPRILDSAPALFEVDLRNGKAEQIAYPAQWPVLRDWLVDGEGKPAVTLDINGETGKWQIDGPGGQKLASGISERGSVDLIGFGAAGDTVIYQTFDEDEATAKRFEVPLAGGAPARVYETLVQQWVSNPYDGRVLGVVDKSRQPRLENADQQASAEKIFELFSRVNVSLADYTPDLSTIIVRTSGNYDSGSWYRVDTATGNRMIMGLERPAIQGQAIGKISTFEYTAADGLDIEAILTLPPGRAAENLPVVILPHGGPTAHDEPVFDWWAQAFASRGYAVLQPNFRGSTNRGESFRAAGDGEWGRKMQTDLSDGLAALAEAGIADASRACIVGASYGGYAALAGVTVQNGVYRCAVSVNGVTDLETMFGEELSGRRDIFMNGVEQLLGEDADLDALSPRQMAGRADAPVLLIHGRDDTRVPYAQSVLMEDALEDAGKDVTLVSLDGEDHFLSSADTRKRTLIESVRFVERHNPAD, encoded by the coding sequence ATGAAATCGTTTCGTTTTGGCGTAGCCGCAGCCGCGCTTTGCATCGTCGCTCCTGCCGCTGTTTTCGCCCAGCAAACGCCCCCGCTTGAGGCGTATGGGGATCTGGAAGCCATCGAAAGCGCCGAGATTTCGCCCAGCGGGGCGCATAGTGCGGTGGTGATGACTGTGCAGGGTCAACGGCTGGTGATGGTGTTCGATGCGACGGGTGCACCGAAACGCCAATTCGTTATTGGCGATGTAAAGGTCCGGGCCATCGAGTGGATTGGCGACGAGGCCATCCTCCTCATCCGCAGCGAGACCGGCCGCACAGGCTTCCGCTTCGGCAATCGCAAGCGCGAATGGGTCCGCGCCAATGTCCTTCCTCTGAGCGAAAGCAGCGAAGTCGTTTCGGTTTTCGCCGATCAGAACCGCATCGCGAATGCGATCATCGGATTTCACGGCGTGCGCCAGGTTGACGGCCAATGGAAAGGCTATTTCGGTGGCTTCCGCATGGGCAAGAGGTCGGGCGAAGACCCGCGCATCCTCGACAGCGCCCCCGCCCTGTTCGAAGTTGATTTGCGCAATGGAAAGGCAGAACAGATTGCCTATCCCGCACAATGGCCGGTGCTGCGGGATTGGCTGGTCGACGGTGAGGGCAAACCTGCGGTCACGCTCGATATCAATGGTGAAACCGGAAAATGGCAGATTGATGGGCCCGGAGGGCAGAAGCTGGCGAGCGGGATTTCCGAACGTGGCTCGGTCGATTTGATCGGGTTCGGTGCCGCTGGCGACACGGTTATCTACCAGACATTCGATGAGGATGAGGCAACTGCCAAGCGTTTCGAGGTCCCGCTGGCCGGAGGTGCCCCAGCGCGGGTTTATGAAACCCTGGTGCAGCAGTGGGTCAGCAATCCCTATGATGGCCGCGTACTCGGCGTGGTCGACAAGAGTCGCCAGCCCAGGCTCGAAAATGCGGACCAACAAGCGTCCGCCGAGAAGATCTTCGAGCTGTTCTCGCGCGTGAACGTTTCGCTCGCCGACTATACACCTGATCTTTCAACAATCATCGTACGCACCAGCGGCAATTATGACAGCGGTAGCTGGTACCGGGTCGATACTGCGACCGGCAATCGCATGATCATGGGGCTCGAACGGCCAGCCATCCAGGGGCAAGCGATCGGGAAAATCAGCACGTTCGAATATACGGCCGCAGACGGCCTCGATATCGAAGCAATCCTGACACTGCCACCAGGCCGCGCTGCGGAGAACCTGCCGGTCGTGATCCTGCCCCATGGCGGACCGACCGCGCATGACGAGCCCGTTTTCGACTGGTGGGCGCAAGCCTTTGCCAGCCGTGGCTATGCTGTCCTCCAGCCCAATTTCCGCGGCTCAACCAATCGCGGAGAGAGCTTCCGCGCGGCGGGAGACGGCGAATGGGGCCGCAAGATGCAAACCGACCTCTCTGATGGATTGGCCGCGCTGGCCGAGGCCGGAATTGCCGATGCCAGCCGCGCCTGCATTGTCGGTGCGAGTTATGGCGGATATGCTGCCCTGGCCGGCGTGACCGTCCAGAACGGCGTCTATCGCTGCGCTGTCTCGGTCAACGGGGTGACCGATCTGGAGACGATGTTCGGGGAGGAGCTTTCAGGCCGCCGTGACATCTTCATGAACGGTGTCGAGCAATTGCTGGGCGAAGATGCCGATCTGGATGCCCTGTCACCGCGCCAGATGGCGGGCAGAGCAGATGCGCCGGTCCTCTTGATTCACGGCCGCGACGATACGCGGGTTCCCTACGCGCAAAGTGTCCTGATGGAAGATGCGCTGGAAGATGCGGGCAAGGACGTCACACTGGTCTCACTCGATGGCGAGGACCATTTCCTGTCCAGCGCTGACACGCGCAAGCGGACGCTGATCGAGTCCGTCCGCTTTGTTGAGAGGCACAACCCCGCGGACTAA